The Burkholderia pyrrocinia genome includes a window with the following:
- a CDS encoding FecR domain-containing protein, whose translation MNRCKRPSTDVSIRAAIAAGVLAFLASGVPCAQAQMPFGETQDTIAYSVRQNDTLYDLAATYLADPQNWTVLQRINRVADPKRLQPGSTLHIPATLLKRSQPGAKTIAVRGLAERASYRGPYGPLTVDTTLAEGDVVRTQARSFATIELSDGSHVTLMPNTSVDIRRLRTSPTTGGADRKFGLEKGEVRATVTPLKPRDQFNISTPSVIAGVRGTEFGVGYDDGESIVEVLAGKVAVDGKDASQALVPMQFGVVADPAGHVDAPVQLPAAPALAHPDDVQAGSPIAFDIVPVTNARAYRVTIASDAGFLDMLDSVRADGPRAVFADLPDGNYFVRLSAVDAHGLEGLTRIYSFRRTRTAATDVAPRQAATHYEFRWTDDMDAGPLHTSHFVLAADPQLHDPLVDQAGLTGTRLILSDLKPGKYFWRVAAARRAADGGIDEQSTPVQSFTVGR comes from the coding sequence GTGAACAGGTGCAAGCGTCCGTCGACTGACGTTTCGATACGCGCGGCGATCGCGGCCGGCGTACTGGCGTTCCTCGCCAGCGGAGTGCCGTGCGCGCAAGCACAGATGCCGTTCGGCGAGACGCAGGACACCATCGCGTATTCGGTGCGCCAGAACGACACGCTGTACGACCTCGCCGCGACTTATCTGGCTGATCCGCAAAACTGGACGGTGCTTCAGCGCATCAACCGCGTCGCCGACCCGAAACGCCTGCAGCCTGGCTCGACGCTGCACATTCCGGCGACGCTGCTCAAGCGGTCGCAACCGGGGGCGAAGACGATTGCCGTGCGCGGCCTCGCCGAGCGTGCGTCCTATCGCGGTCCGTACGGGCCGCTGACGGTCGACACCACGCTCGCCGAAGGCGATGTCGTCCGCACGCAAGCCCGATCGTTCGCGACAATCGAGCTGTCGGACGGATCGCACGTGACGTTGATGCCCAACACCTCGGTCGACATCCGGCGGCTTCGCACATCGCCGACGACGGGCGGTGCCGACCGCAAATTCGGCCTCGAAAAAGGCGAGGTGCGCGCCACCGTGACGCCGCTGAAACCGAGGGACCAGTTCAACATCAGCACGCCGTCGGTCATCGCCGGCGTGCGCGGCACGGAATTCGGCGTCGGGTACGACGACGGCGAGAGCATCGTCGAAGTGCTGGCGGGCAAGGTCGCCGTCGATGGCAAGGACGCGTCACAGGCGCTCGTGCCGATGCAGTTCGGCGTCGTTGCCGATCCGGCCGGTCACGTCGACGCACCGGTCCAGTTGCCGGCCGCGCCCGCGCTGGCGCATCCGGACGATGTGCAGGCCGGCTCGCCAATCGCATTCGACATCGTGCCGGTGACGAACGCACGCGCGTATCGCGTGACGATCGCCAGCGATGCAGGTTTTCTGGACATGCTGGACAGCGTGCGTGCGGACGGTCCGCGCGCCGTGTTCGCAGATTTGCCGGACGGCAACTATTTCGTCCGGTTGTCTGCCGTCGATGCGCACGGGCTGGAAGGACTGACGCGCATCTACAGTTTTCGCCGCACCCGAACCGCTGCGACGGATGTCGCCCCGCGACAGGCAGCCACGCATTACGAATTCCGCTGGACGGACGACATGGACGCCGGTCCGTTGCACACGTCGCACTTCGTGCTCGCGGCAGATCCACAGCTGCACGATCCCCTCGTCGATCAGGCGGGCCTGACCGGCACCCGGCTCATACTGTCGGATCTGAAGCCGGGCAAGTATTTCTGGCGCGTGGCGGCTGCACGGCGCGCCGCCGACGGCGGGATCGACGAGCAGTCGACGCCGGTGCAGTCGTTTACGGTAGGTCGATAG
- a CDS encoding M23 family metallopeptidase: protein MQSLKKLLGLLSMLLVAGFLVPEHPRIPVQGASSRDWNPHSFWAEPWGKSGVHKGIDIFARKGTPVRASVPGVVLYRGQFGIGGNVIAILGPKWRIHYYAHLEESHAGMLVAKGQAIGAVGTTGDALGKPPHLHYSVISLIPLPWRMTGGPQGWKKMFFLDPGDLLEPAGKT from the coding sequence ATGCAATCTCTGAAGAAGCTCCTCGGTCTGCTGTCCATGCTGCTCGTCGCTGGATTTCTTGTGCCCGAGCATCCTCGTATTCCGGTCCAGGGTGCTTCGTCACGGGACTGGAATCCGCATTCATTCTGGGCCGAGCCCTGGGGCAAATCCGGTGTGCACAAGGGAATCGATATATTCGCTCGCAAAGGCACGCCCGTACGCGCTTCGGTGCCCGGTGTGGTCCTGTACCGTGGGCAATTCGGGATAGGGGGCAACGTCATCGCGATTCTCGGCCCGAAATGGCGAATTCATTACTATGCGCACCTCGAGGAATCGCACGCGGGAATGCTGGTCGCGAAAGGGCAGGCCATTGGCGCCGTGGGTACGACAGGCGATGCATTGGGGAAACCTCCCCATCTGCACTACTCGGTCATTTCCCTGATTCCGTTGCCCTGGCGTATGACGGGCGGGCCCCAAGGCTGGAAGAAGATGTTCTTTCTCGATCCGGGAGACTTGCTGGAGCCCGCGGGCAAGACCTAA
- a CDS encoding phosphatase PAP2 family protein gives MRPFDYFINLTLSAILIVGAYQFYFWCQRNPLRPVRSFQWKIDEAIPYVPHWAWIYSFLYYPAILYLNLLVPNTAAFTHIAFSFIVLLLMQMGFFVFFPVETPPHWRALTDGSSASERFLLYVRKFDAASNCFPSMHTSVAMLTAMHALPTVGPIAFLFPVLIGLSCLFTKQHYLLDLPSGALLGWLAFKVFVWL, from the coding sequence ATGCGCCCATTCGACTATTTCATCAATCTGACTTTAAGTGCCATTCTGATCGTCGGCGCATATCAATTCTACTTTTGGTGCCAACGCAACCCGCTGCGTCCTGTCCGGAGCTTCCAGTGGAAAATCGACGAAGCGATTCCATACGTTCCGCATTGGGCCTGGATCTACAGCTTTCTCTACTATCCTGCGATTCTGTACCTGAATCTGCTGGTACCCAACACGGCGGCGTTCACGCACATCGCGTTCAGCTTCATCGTGCTGCTGCTGATGCAGATGGGCTTCTTCGTATTTTTCCCGGTCGAGACGCCCCCGCACTGGCGAGCGCTGACCGACGGCTCGAGCGCCAGCGAAAGATTCCTGCTGTATGTCAGAAAATTCGACGCCGCGTCGAATTGTTTTCCCAGTATGCATACGTCTGTCGCGATGCTCACCGCGATGCATGCGCTTCCGACCGTCGGTCCGATCGCGTTCCTGTTTCCGGTCCTGATCGGACTGAGCTGCTTGTTTACCAAACAACACTACCTGCTCGACCTGCCGTCCGGCGCACTTTTGGGCTGGCTCGCGTTCAAAGTGTTCGTCTGGTTGTGA
- a CDS encoding response regulator transcription factor — MRIAILDDDPSQLQFITEALTPAGHSCYVFTEGRALIHRLQRETFDLVSLDWNVVDMQGDAVLAWIRQNCDANLPVLFMTSRAHEADIVSALNAGADDYVIKPVAAPVLLARVTTLLRRTYRQDSVATSQQFDDYTFDLQEGRVLYRGTPVALSQKEFQVALLFFRNLARPLSRAHIIETVWKHSPDIPTRTLDTHVSAVRVKLDLKPQNGYCIVPIYGYGYRLEKLGANGS, encoded by the coding sequence ATGCGCATCGCCATTCTCGACGACGATCCCAGCCAATTGCAATTCATCACGGAGGCACTCACGCCGGCCGGTCACAGTTGCTATGTCTTCACCGAGGGACGCGCACTCATCCACCGATTGCAGCGTGAGACGTTCGATCTGGTCAGCCTCGACTGGAACGTCGTCGACATGCAAGGCGACGCGGTGCTCGCATGGATCCGGCAGAACTGCGACGCGAACCTGCCGGTGCTGTTCATGACGAGCCGCGCGCACGAAGCCGACATCGTCTCGGCGCTGAATGCCGGCGCCGACGACTACGTGATCAAACCGGTCGCCGCTCCGGTGCTGCTGGCGCGCGTGACGACGCTGCTGCGCCGGACCTACCGGCAGGATTCCGTGGCGACCAGCCAGCAGTTCGACGACTACACGTTCGACCTGCAGGAAGGCCGGGTTCTCTACCGTGGCACACCGGTCGCGCTATCGCAGAAGGAATTCCAGGTCGCGCTGCTGTTCTTCCGCAACCTGGCCAGACCGCTGTCGCGCGCACACATCATCGAAACGGTATGGAAACACTCGCCCGACATCCCTACCCGCACGCTCGATACGCATGTGTCGGCGGTTCGGGTCAAGCTCGACCTGAAGCCACAGAACGGCTACTGCATCGTTCCGATCTACGGCTACGGCTACCGGCTCGAGAAGCTCGGAGCGAACGGCTCGTGA
- a CDS encoding proteasome-type protease: MTYCIAMRVNEGMVFLSDTRTNAGVDQISTHRKMTVFEQPGERMLVLLCAGNLAITQAVTHLLTELAPADGATLWNAANMVEAARTVGLAVREVHRTYAKSLQDFNVDFNCSFILGGQIQGQPMRLFQIYAAGNFIEASSVNPYLQIGESKYGKPIVDRVLRAHTSLDEAAKCALISMDSTLRSNISVGLPLDLLVYEKDSLCLTRFAALDQDSEYYRMLHATWGARLRQIFSEIPDPQWTAPDTSHRATEAGTGHPQRARPGFVQHADERATPTQVLAYALASGAPE; this comes from the coding sequence GTGACCTACTGTATCGCGATGCGGGTGAACGAGGGCATGGTCTTTCTGTCGGACACGCGAACCAATGCGGGCGTCGACCAGATCAGCACCCACCGGAAAATGACGGTCTTCGAACAGCCCGGCGAACGCATGCTCGTGTTGCTTTGCGCCGGCAATCTGGCCATCACACAGGCGGTGACCCATTTGTTGACCGAACTCGCGCCCGCCGACGGCGCGACGTTATGGAACGCGGCGAACATGGTCGAAGCCGCCCGCACGGTCGGTCTGGCGGTCCGCGAAGTTCACCGGACGTATGCGAAATCGCTGCAGGATTTCAACGTCGATTTCAATTGCAGCTTCATTCTCGGCGGGCAGATTCAGGGGCAGCCGATGCGCCTGTTCCAGATCTATGCCGCCGGCAATTTCATCGAGGCATCGTCCGTCAACCCATACCTGCAGATCGGCGAATCGAAGTACGGCAAACCGATCGTTGACCGTGTACTGCGCGCGCATACGTCGCTCGACGAGGCGGCAAAGTGCGCACTGATTTCGATGGACTCGACATTGCGATCGAACATATCGGTCGGGCTTCCGCTCGACCTGCTCGTCTACGAGAAGGACAGTCTGTGCCTGACCCGTTTCGCCGCGCTCGATCAGGACAGCGAGTATTACCGGATGCTTCACGCCACGTGGGGTGCCCGGCTGCGCCAGATTTTCAGCGAGATACCGGATCCGCAATGGACCGCACCCGACACGAGCCACCGGGCCACCGAAGCAGGCACAGGGCACCCACAACGCGCGCGACCGGGCTTCGTCCAGCACGCCGACGAGCGGGCGACGCCGACGCAGGTACTCGCCTACGCATTGGCATCCGGAGCACCCGAGTAA
- a CDS encoding CDP-alcohol phosphatidyltransferase family protein, with protein sequence MTLYQIKPRFQALLRPFVHLLADVGGSANQVTLTAAVGSIGIGAFTAAFGPLIHAVFLLMPVWLFVRMALNAIDGMLAREHGQQSTFGAYLNELGDIVSDLALLLPFACVASCGSGEVVACAAFAVISECAGLIGPLVGATRRYDGPFGKSDRALALGALALWIGAGLPTSRHGHLLWVVFSIASIATTVNRVRRGVAEARAAGALTTQI encoded by the coding sequence ATGACGCTATACCAGATCAAACCCAGATTTCAGGCGCTGCTCAGGCCCTTCGTGCACCTGCTTGCCGACGTGGGGGGCAGCGCGAATCAGGTGACCCTGACGGCGGCAGTCGGATCGATCGGCATCGGTGCGTTCACGGCCGCGTTCGGCCCGTTGATACATGCGGTGTTCCTGCTGATGCCCGTCTGGCTCTTCGTACGCATGGCGCTGAATGCCATCGACGGCATGCTCGCTCGAGAGCATGGCCAGCAGAGCACGTTCGGCGCATACCTGAACGAATTGGGCGACATCGTTTCCGATCTGGCGTTGCTGCTCCCGTTCGCTTGCGTGGCGTCATGCGGCAGTGGCGAAGTCGTCGCTTGCGCCGCGTTTGCGGTCATCAGCGAATGCGCGGGGTTGATCGGCCCGCTCGTCGGCGCGACTCGTCGCTACGACGGACCGTTCGGCAAGAGCGACCGCGCATTGGCGCTCGGCGCGCTCGCGCTATGGATTGGCGCCGGCCTGCCCACGAGCCGGCACGGTCACTTGCTGTGGGTGGTGTTCTCGATTGCGTCGATCGCAACGACCGTCAATCGTGTACGGCGCGGTGTGGCGGAAGCACGAGCGGCGGGCGCTTTGACAACCCAAATATAA
- a CDS encoding N-acetylmuramoyl-L-alanine amidase family protein — MVAALAFCVALPCQSAYIVVDTGHTPQHPGATSATSRTEYSYNLELSTAIVRDLQAGGDKVLRTSADGREIELTARSNVAPEADLFVSIHHDSIQQEWIDAGRRREFRGYSIFVSARNPQYQRSLRCAEAIGERLKEAGEQPSLYHATPIRGENRPLIDARLGIHRFDDLVVLKTATIPAVLVEAGVIANPDEEVRLENRETVARISKAIADGIDACQPKQ, encoded by the coding sequence ATTGTCGCGGCGCTCGCGTTTTGCGTGGCGTTGCCGTGCCAATCCGCCTACATCGTCGTGGACACCGGGCATACGCCGCAGCATCCCGGAGCGACGTCGGCGACGAGCCGCACCGAATATTCGTACAACCTCGAGCTGAGCACCGCAATCGTCCGGGATCTGCAGGCCGGTGGCGACAAGGTGCTGCGCACCTCGGCCGACGGCAGGGAGATCGAACTGACAGCCCGTTCGAACGTTGCGCCGGAGGCCGATCTTTTCGTCTCGATTCACCACGACTCGATACAGCAGGAATGGATCGACGCGGGGCGCCGGCGGGAATTTCGCGGTTATTCGATCTTCGTGTCCGCGCGTAATCCGCAGTACCAACGGAGCCTGCGGTGCGCGGAGGCGATCGGTGAGCGGCTGAAGGAGGCGGGGGAGCAGCCATCTCTGTATCACGCGACGCCGATTCGCGGCGAGAATCGGCCGCTCATCGACGCGCGGCTCGGCATTCATCGCTTCGATGATCTTGTCGTGCTGAAAACCGCAACGATTCCGGCCGTGCTGGTCGAGGCTGGTGTTATCGCCAATCCGGACGAAGAAGTGCGTCTCGAGAATCGGGAGACGGTCGCCCGGATATCGAAAGCCATCGCAGACGGCATCGACGCGTGTCAGCCGAAGCAGTGA
- a CDS encoding CHASE2 domain-containing protein, with amino-acid sequence MFIRLPPSFLRAEEKRFLREWLLLGAVGVTFIVLLVACHLTRPADRILYDWWFRHRSVPASTDVVIVAIDDRSINKLGRWPWSRQVHADALLRIAAGSPRAVLYDVLFTEPGAQDVALADAMSHAPVYLPLVIESGPTNPEAGNALLPVEPLRAAAAGIGHINLETEQDGIVRNVSLFEGNRSQLWPQFVIPAYRGARGRNAPLPGPPASRVSDSKPIVDPVFRSGKMLIPFSGDGIRYAQVAFVDVLDGNVNPAMFRDKFVLVGATADGLLEHLTTPVSGQNGSMSGVEIHANILDALLSGRYIATADIWEVVLYSASPLALLLLAFLYLTPRQTIVLLPTLIGAAVFGSGTLLLKASVWISPVPAALALLVVYPTWSWRRLEVAMSFISAELEQLANEPQLVQDQRIATFAFVGHALEHNIALMRQAARQVRDLKRFVWDSLNSLPDPVLVSDSAGYIRLANDPARACLTPPVGKALEGCTLQEILSTLSFVRLIDGAPSAARGRPWPALLSPTHAGNLDALERGVEVADASGHHFVLRYARCTSSAGELIGWIASLNDVTALHAAQSQRDEMLHLLSHDMRSPQSSIIALIDIERPKAVVTGQRLTYDRIERYARRTLALADSFVQLAAAETCDYALEVANFSDLLNSAVDEVWPLANAKHITLAYDTPDGEFPVRTDRSMIARGLVNLLNNAVKYSPPHTRIDCALSLTGETPARLRCVIRDQGYGISHEQRLRLFKRFQRFRVPGQPDSEGVGLGLAFVRTVITRHGGTIDCDSAPGHGTTMTLHLPVVALAAAARIDEAV; translated from the coding sequence ATGTTCATCAGGCTTCCCCCTTCATTCCTTCGCGCCGAAGAGAAGCGTTTTCTGCGCGAATGGCTGCTGCTCGGCGCCGTCGGCGTCACCTTCATCGTATTGCTGGTTGCGTGTCATCTGACCCGCCCGGCCGATCGCATCCTCTACGACTGGTGGTTCCGGCACCGGTCGGTGCCGGCCAGCACGGACGTCGTGATCGTCGCTATCGACGACCGCAGCATCAACAAGCTCGGCCGGTGGCCGTGGTCCCGTCAGGTCCATGCCGATGCGCTGCTGCGCATCGCAGCGGGCTCGCCGCGAGCCGTCCTGTACGACGTGCTGTTCACGGAGCCCGGCGCGCAGGATGTCGCGCTCGCCGACGCGATGTCGCATGCGCCAGTCTATCTGCCGCTCGTCATCGAAAGCGGCCCGACCAATCCCGAAGCCGGGAACGCATTGCTGCCCGTCGAGCCGCTGCGCGCGGCCGCGGCCGGAATCGGACATATCAATCTCGAAACCGAACAGGACGGCATCGTCCGCAATGTCTCTCTGTTCGAAGGGAACCGCAGTCAGCTGTGGCCGCAGTTCGTGATTCCGGCCTACCGCGGGGCACGCGGCCGCAACGCGCCGCTGCCCGGCCCGCCTGCCTCAAGGGTTTCGGATTCGAAACCGATTGTCGATCCCGTGTTCCGCTCCGGGAAGATGCTGATTCCGTTCTCGGGCGACGGCATACGCTACGCTCAGGTGGCGTTCGTCGACGTGCTGGACGGCAACGTAAATCCGGCGATGTTTCGCGACAAGTTCGTGCTCGTTGGCGCAACGGCCGACGGTCTGCTCGAACATCTGACGACGCCCGTGTCCGGGCAAAACGGCTCGATGAGCGGCGTCGAGATCCACGCCAACATTCTGGATGCGCTGCTATCCGGACGATACATCGCCACGGCCGACATCTGGGAGGTTGTCCTCTATTCCGCGTCGCCGCTCGCGCTGCTGCTGCTCGCATTCCTGTACCTGACGCCACGGCAGACCATTGTGCTGCTGCCGACGCTGATCGGTGCCGCGGTATTCGGCAGCGGCACGCTGCTTCTGAAGGCGTCGGTCTGGATCAGTCCAGTGCCCGCCGCGCTCGCACTGCTCGTCGTCTATCCGACGTGGAGCTGGCGGCGGCTCGAAGTGGCGATGTCATTCATCAGCGCCGAGCTCGAGCAGCTGGCGAACGAGCCGCAGCTCGTTCAGGATCAGCGCATCGCGACCTTCGCCTTCGTCGGGCATGCACTGGAACACAACATCGCGCTGATGCGTCAGGCCGCGCGACAGGTGCGCGACCTGAAACGCTTCGTGTGGGACAGCCTGAACAGCTTGCCCGACCCGGTGCTGGTATCGGACAGCGCGGGCTATATCCGGCTCGCCAACGATCCGGCCCGGGCATGCCTCACGCCGCCCGTGGGAAAAGCACTCGAAGGCTGCACGCTGCAGGAAATCCTGAGCACGCTTTCGTTCGTGCGGCTGATCGATGGCGCGCCATCAGCGGCGCGCGGCCGCCCGTGGCCCGCGCTGCTCTCTCCGACCCACGCCGGCAACCTCGATGCGCTGGAACGCGGCGTAGAGGTCGCCGATGCCAGCGGACACCATTTCGTGCTGCGATACGCGCGCTGTACGAGTTCGGCCGGCGAGCTGATCGGCTGGATCGCGAGTCTCAACGACGTGACGGCACTCCATGCCGCGCAGAGCCAGCGCGACGAGATGCTGCATCTGCTGTCCCACGACATGCGCTCGCCGCAATCGTCGATCATCGCATTGATCGACATCGAGCGTCCGAAGGCGGTCGTAACCGGCCAGCGGCTCACCTACGATCGCATCGAGCGATACGCGCGCCGCACCCTGGCGCTGGCGGACAGCTTCGTGCAGCTCGCCGCTGCCGAGACCTGCGACTACGCGCTCGAGGTCGCCAACTTCTCCGATCTGCTGAACAGCGCGGTCGACGAGGTCTGGCCACTCGCCAATGCGAAGCACATTACGCTCGCATACGACACGCCGGACGGCGAATTTCCGGTACGTACGGATCGCTCGATGATCGCCCGCGGGCTCGTGAATCTGCTGAACAATGCGGTCAAGTACAGTCCGCCGCATACGCGCATCGACTGCGCGCTATCTCTCACCGGTGAAACGCCGGCACGATTGCGCTGCGTGATCCGCGATCAGGGGTATGGCATCTCGCACGAGCAGAGGCTGCGTCTGTTCAAACGATTCCAGCGCTTTCGGGTTCCCGGTCAGCCTGACAGCGAAGGCGTCGGACTCGGATTGGCATTCGTCCGGACGGTCATTACGCGACACGGCGGAACGATCGATTGCGACAGCGCGCCGGGGCACGGCACCACGATGACGCTCCATCTTCCGGTCGTTGCGCTGGCAGCGGCCGCCCGGATCGACGAGGCCGTGTGA
- a CDS encoding putative bifunctional diguanylate cyclase/phosphodiesterase, with product MTWITWAVPTALVVAGMMAAGLVGYLLTGRRASDPGTVSREELNAEAPDAGASPHPSGFDRACLADAGPKHATPDHASEHWMDLASSNEADVESICIVDIHESGAFDIVHPSPADDGSNDSRAPHLVRGLLGALLVPAFVQRLVAGRYASAAAHRSGNWYGMVETASGPHCIRAAWSSLPVTQSAAARVIMALRDTTEAMRVHQFGRDRERDLRTLVENCPDPIVRYDRQGKRIFTNPAHARVTGIPLMAGLGKTPRELGVFDEPSADAYEQVLHRVLRTGQAEDTVVQVGAHAFSVRIVPERDANGSTATALAIASEIADPERTQQRLSRLEQRYRMMIDHSSDAIARHDASFDCVYANPVLLRRFGHAMAARRDGMVWHDAFVDPTVILDGIARAFGQDARVEIDAMYRTVEGSVRRALVKFEPDCDAGGKTTHVLVIVRESADAGESHGPARQSPAFDPMANDEGGSSFDARIGQAIDVARREGSGVGLVLLSVEPFAEAHASSDKIARDRLRRAILAHLGTLVAPDCTAEHLGGDTFAILIHDMHSRSDVYALASHVQDELCAPLHVDGTVIDLSTSAGFASYPWDADRVSGLFASAHAALCAAIRRDTDARRTSNEWGNAQGDRRYALARELRGARERGEFELYYQPVVMLATEQTVGAEALLRWNHPEFGMVMPDEFIAIAERQGHLDMLGDWILETACSAVAEWNRARESSLRMSVNLSCRQFSARDLAASVERVLASTGCRAEWLMLEMTESTLLDDVAQVHATLARLRALGVAIAIDDFGTGYSAMNYLHRFSVDVVKIDRSFVRDFQTERPLLSMVRAIATLADALGLSVVVEGVETARQADRLIEIGCRTAQGYLFGRPMSKSRFEAYLERRQVVSRFR from the coding sequence ATGACGTGGATTACCTGGGCCGTGCCGACGGCCTTGGTCGTGGCCGGGATGATGGCGGCCGGTTTGGTCGGCTACCTGCTTACGGGCAGAAGGGCGTCTGATCCGGGCACGGTATCGCGGGAAGAGCTGAACGCCGAAGCGCCCGATGCGGGCGCTTCGCCTCACCCAAGCGGCTTCGATCGCGCGTGTCTTGCGGATGCGGGCCCGAAACACGCAACCCCCGACCATGCAAGCGAACATTGGATGGATCTGGCGTCGTCCAATGAAGCAGACGTCGAAAGCATCTGCATCGTCGACATCCACGAGTCTGGCGCCTTCGACATCGTGCATCCGTCGCCAGCCGATGATGGATCGAACGATTCGCGCGCACCGCATCTGGTGCGCGGTCTTCTTGGCGCGTTGCTGGTACCTGCATTCGTTCAACGGCTGGTGGCCGGACGATACGCGAGTGCAGCGGCACACAGGTCGGGAAACTGGTACGGAATGGTGGAAACCGCGTCCGGTCCGCACTGTATCCGGGCGGCATGGTCGTCTTTGCCCGTTACCCAGTCGGCCGCAGCCAGAGTGATCATGGCCCTGCGGGATACCACGGAAGCGATGCGTGTTCATCAGTTTGGCCGCGATCGCGAGCGCGATCTCCGCACCCTGGTCGAGAATTGTCCGGATCCGATCGTCCGTTACGATCGACAAGGAAAGCGCATTTTCACGAATCCCGCCCATGCGCGCGTAACCGGCATCCCGTTGATGGCCGGCCTCGGCAAAACGCCACGCGAGCTCGGCGTATTCGACGAGCCGTCGGCAGACGCGTACGAACAAGTGCTTCACCGCGTGCTGCGCACGGGGCAGGCCGAAGACACCGTCGTGCAGGTCGGTGCACATGCGTTTTCCGTTCGGATCGTCCCTGAGCGGGACGCGAACGGCAGTACGGCGACTGCGCTTGCGATCGCCAGCGAAATTGCCGACCCGGAGCGCACGCAACAGCGGCTGAGCCGGCTGGAACAGCGCTATCGCATGATGATCGACCATTCGTCGGACGCCATCGCGCGTCACGATGCCAGTTTCGACTGCGTGTACGCGAATCCCGTGTTGCTGCGCCGCTTCGGTCATGCAATGGCGGCCCGGCGAGACGGAATGGTATGGCACGACGCATTCGTCGATCCGACGGTCATTCTCGACGGCATCGCCCGGGCGTTCGGGCAGGACGCGCGCGTCGAAATCGACGCGATGTATCGAACCGTCGAAGGAAGTGTGCGGCGCGCACTCGTCAAGTTCGAACCCGATTGCGATGCCGGTGGAAAGACGACTCACGTACTGGTCATCGTGCGGGAATCAGCTGATGCCGGCGAATCTCACGGCCCGGCGCGTCAGTCGCCGGCTTTTGACCCGATGGCGAACGACGAGGGCGGTTCTTCGTTCGATGCGCGGATCGGGCAAGCTATCGATGTAGCGCGTCGTGAGGGTTCTGGCGTCGGCCTCGTGCTGCTTTCGGTCGAGCCGTTCGCCGAAGCGCATGCGTCGTCGGACAAGATAGCGCGCGACAGGCTTCGACGCGCCATCCTGGCGCATCTCGGCACGCTCGTCGCGCCCGACTGCACAGCCGAGCATCTCGGTGGCGACACATTCGCGATCCTGATTCACGACATGCATTCGCGGAGCGATGTCTATGCGCTGGCTTCGCACGTACAGGACGAGCTATGCGCGCCGCTGCATGTCGACGGAACCGTGATTGACCTGTCGACAAGCGCCGGATTTGCCAGCTATCCGTGGGATGCGGACCGCGTGTCGGGTCTGTTCGCATCTGCACATGCGGCGCTATGCGCGGCGATTCGCCGCGATACCGACGCGCGGCGTACCAGCAACGAATGGGGTAACGCGCAAGGCGACCGCCGATACGCATTGGCCCGCGAACTGCGCGGCGCACGCGAGCGCGGCGAATTCGAGCTGTACTACCAGCCCGTCGTAATGCTCGCCACCGAGCAGACGGTGGGCGCGGAGGCGCTGCTGCGCTGGAATCATCCGGAGTTCGGCATGGTCATGCCGGACGAATTCATCGCGATCGCGGAGCGGCAGGGGCATCTCGACATGCTCGGCGACTGGATTCTGGAGACAGCCTGTTCTGCGGTGGCCGAATGGAACCGCGCCCGCGAGAGCTCGCTGCGCATGTCCGTGAATCTGTCGTGCCGGCAGTTCTCTGCGCGGGATCTGGCGGCTTCGGTCGAGCGCGTGCTTGCCTCGACTGGCTGCAGGGCAGAGTGGTTGATGCTCGAAATGACGGAAAGCACGCTGCTCGACGATGTCGCGCAGGTACATGCGACGCTTGCCCGATTGCGCGCCCTCGGCGTTGCGATCGCGATCGACGACTTCGGAACGGGCTACTCCGCGATGAACTACCTGCATCGATTTTCGGTCGACGTCGTGAAGATCGATCGCTCGTTCGTCCGCGACTTTCAGACTGAGCGGCCGCTATTGTCGATGGTGAGGGCCATTGCGACGCTGGCTGACGCGCTCGGGTTGAGCGTCGTCGTGGAGGGCGTCGAGACGGCCCGGCAGGCGGATCGCCTGATTGAAATCGGCTGCCGGACCGCGCAGGGCTATCTGTTCGGCAGACCCATGAGCAAAAGCCGGTTCGAAGCCTATCTCGAGCGCCGGCAGGTTGTTAGCCGATTCCGCTGA